The DNA segment TGTGACGCTTTGGAAGCGACAATCGTGTCACGACCACTTCGTTTGGCTTGATAGAGCCGTTCATCGGCGCGCGCGATCACTGAGTCGACGGTGTCTGACAGCTTGGCTTCGGCAATACCAATAGAAACGGTATGTTGGTAGCCTGGTGGTAGTAATGCAATTTGAGCACTTTTAAAGGCCTGTCGAATGCGCTCCATGGGAATGTGGGCATTTTCAACAGTCGTGTGCGGCATGATGCAGATAAATTCTTCTCCTCCCCAACGACCAAACCAATCCGATTTGCGCAAACTTTCGCGAGCAATTTTACAAAACGTCTTGATCACTTCATCCCCTGTATTGTGCCCAAATTGGTCGTTGATGGCTTTGAAGTGGTCCAAATCCAATATGGCGATCGAAAGCGGGCATCCATATCGACTCAAAAGCTCCAACTGCTGGAGTAGTATGTTATTGATGTGATGGCGGTTG comes from the Gammaproteobacteria bacterium genome and includes:
- a CDS encoding GGDEF domain-containing protein codes for the protein MSLSISGSLLLSLYMNAVVNAHSQYAGLPWWQVWLFFSIVLLSFSMASQDVANLRRRLRKRVADLERANRIIERLATTDALTGVYNRHHINNILLQQLELLSRYGCPLSIAILDLDHFKAINDQFGHNTGDEVIKTFCKIARESLRKSDWFGRWGGEEFICIMPHTTVENAHIPMERIRQAFKSAQIALLPPGYQHTVSIGIAEAKLSDTVDSVIARADERLYQAKRSGRDTIVASKASQQPED